In the Natrinema sp. CBA1119 genome, CGGACTGCTTGACGATGGCGAACGTCGCCCCGAGCCCGAACGACTTCCAGGCCTGCGAGAGCGCCAGTCCGACGAAGATCGCGACGATGGCCAGAGAGGTCGAGCCGATCGAGACGCCGGCGAGCGCGGGCGCACCGAGCCAGATCCCGAAGCCGAGCGTCGAGCACAGGCCAAACGCCGTCAGGGCGTACCGCGAGCCGATTCGATCGGAAATCGCTCCGCCCGGATAGGGATAGACGGCGCTGATGACGTTCCCGAACGTCCCGAACAGCCCGACGACGAACACGGACGCGCCCAGCGCCGACATGTACTCGGCCATGTATCGGCTCGTCATCTGGAAGCCGAGACTGAACGCGAACATCGCCACCGAGAGGACGAGCACGTCCCGCTCGAGCGCGAAGAACTGCCGGAACGGATCCAGCGGATCGGCCTCTTGATCCGTGGACTCCTGCTCGAGGCTCATGCGCGTCGCTTCGCAGGCCGACGGCTTGAAATTTGATCCGTCGGCCGACGCTGGCGCTGCCACCGACGCTGACAGCGTGGGATACGACAAAGGGAAGGGCTCATTAGCCAGTAGTGTGAGATCCAGCACATGGCTTCGTGGAAGCGGGATTTCGCGAGCGGGCTCGTCGTCCTCGGTCCCATCCTCGTTACGCTCTACGCGATCTACTGGCTCTACGGACTCGTTGCCGGGCTGACGCCCGGTCTCATTCTCGATTCTGGCGCGCTCACGCCGCTTATTCCCGGCTCGAGCGATCAGGCCGTCCAGACGCGCGAGCAACTCGCGCAGTTCCTTCGCGTGATCGTCGCGTTGACCGTCTTCGTCATTCTCACGTTTTCCGTCGGCTATCTCATGCGGACGACCGTCGGCGGGCTGGTCGAACGGCTGGTCGACAACATCGCGAACCGCGTTCCTGTGATTCGCGTCGTCTACAACGCCTCGAAGATGGCCGCCGAGACGGCCTTCGGCGAGCAGGATTCGCTCCAGAAACCGGTCAAGATCGAGACCTGGGAGGGGCTACGGATGACGGCGTTCAAGACCGGAAAGGTGACCGGCGACGGCCGCGAGGTACTCTTCTTGCCGACCTCGCCGAACATCACGACGGGGTACGTCGTCGAAGTCGAGTCCGACGAGATCACCGAACTCGACGAGGATGTCGAGGACGCGCTCACCCGCGTCCTGAGCGCCGGCTTCGGCGACGCCAACCACCGCGGCATGGACGCCGGCATCTCCATCGACGTTATCGACGACGCGAAAGCGAACGAATCCGACCGCGCCGGAACCGACCGCGCCGGAACCGACCGCGCCGGAACCGACCGCGCCGGAACCGACCGCGCCGGAACCGACCGCGCCGACGACGACTAACACCGACCTTTTGCTCTGCGCTCACTCCCGTCGGTCGTTCGCTCGGCAAAAGGTCGATCAAAAGCACTCCTCCTTCCTTTCCGCTCGTTTCTCTCGCTCCAAGTCAGTCGTCGGCCCGCTCGCTCCCTGCGGTCGCTCGCGGTGAGTGTCGGTTGACCGCCTGCCCTCCCCCGAGTCGCGCGCCTCTCGCAGTGCTCGAGGCGCGCTCCCGGCCACAGCACGCAATCGTGCACAGATCAGTAGAAGAATCCGGTTCACTTCGTCCTGAAGTCGCTATCTCGAGATCGATCAGACGCGTTGCTGTCGGGAATCAGCTCTCCTTACACGTCGACGTACTCGAACCACTCGTCGTACTCCTCGGAGCCTTCCTCGACGATCTCGAAGAATTTTTGCTGGATCTCTTCGGTGACGGGGCCGCGGGAGCCGTTTCCGATGACAACGTTGTCGACTTTCCGGATGGGCGTCACTTCGGCCGCGGAGCCGGTGAAGAACAGCTCGTCGGCCGTGTTGAGTTCGCCGCGCGAGATCGAGACGTTGTCGTGGACGGTGTACCCCAGATCCTCCGCGATCCGAATGACGGAATCTCGAGTGATGCCGTCGAGGATCGACTCCGAGAGCCCGGGCGTGTAGAGTTCGCCGTCGCGCACGAGGAAGACGTTCTCGCCGGGGCCCTCCGCGACGTTCCCCTCCTTGTTGAGGACGATGGCTTCCGCGTAGCCGTTCCGGCGCGCTTCCTCGCCGGCGAGCATGCTGTTGACGTAGAGACCGGTGGTCTTGGCGTTCGTCGGAATCTGACTCGAGGCGTGTTTTCGCCACGAGGAGATCATCACGTCGATGCCGTTCTCGAGGGCCTCCTCGCCGAGGTACGCACCCCACGGCCACGCCGCGACGGCGGTCCGGGTCGGGCAGTCCTCGGGACTGACGCCCAGCGAGTTGTAGCCGTAGAAGGCGATCGGCCGGATGTAACAGGAGGGAAGCTCCTGGCGCTTGATGAGCGCTTTCGTCGCCTCGGTGAGTTCCGCTTTCGTGTACTCGATGTCCATCTCGTACGGTTTCGTGGACTGGAACAGGCGCTCCAAGTGTTCCTCCCAGCGAAAGAGCGCCGGTCCGTTGTCGGTGTCGTAACAGCGCGCGCCCTCGAAGACGCCCGATCCGTAGTGGAGTCCGTGCGTGAGCACGTGGATCTGCGCGTCGTCCCAGTCGACGAACTCGCCGTCCAGCCAGATCGTGTCGACGTCCATCTCGTCGAATCCCATGATCGGGAGTGTTGCAAGCCACCGTACTAAGTGTTCGCGGTTCCGCTCGAGGAACCGGTCTACCGGGAACTTCGCGTCGTTCTCTCGGAACGTCGACGGTGCGCTCCGATTCGAAACGACGGCGACTACCGACAGCGCTCGAGGACCTCGCGACCCTCGAGGTAGGCGAAGCCGTGGCGGTCCGCGTAGGCGCGGGCGTCGGCGGGCGAAAGCGCCTCGCCGGTCTCATCGTCGAGCATCTCGCAGACGACGACGGCGGGCGACAGGTCGGCGGCCTCGGCCAGGGCGACCCCGAGTTCCGTGTGGCCCTCGCGCTGGACGAGCAGGTCCGGCGCGGCCTTGAGCAGGTGAACGTGGCCGGGGACCCGGAACTCCGCGGCGAACTCGGTTTCGTCAGGTGTGGCGGCGGCGTCGCCGAGCGCCCGGATGGTCGTCGAGCGATCGTCGTCGGTGATCCCGGTATAGGTGTCCCGGTGGTTGACCGTCAGCGAGAACGACGATCGGTCGTCGTAGCCGAGTTCGTGGTCGGCCGTCGCGGGGTGATCGATCACGTCCGAGTAGAACGGGAGGTCGAACGCCTCCGCGATATCGTGGCCGAGCGCGACGCAGACCAGGCCGCCGGCGTCGTTTCGCAATCGGGTGACGGCCTCGGGTGTCACGCTATCAGCGTGATAGATCAGGTCCGTCTCGCCCTCGCGGTCGGCCGCGTCGTGGACGAGAATCGGCTCGCCCGCCCGGAGCGACTCGAGGGCGTGCTCGAACGAGTTCGCAGGCGGATCGACGCTCGAGTTCGCCCCGGTGTCGGCGTTCGTTCCACCGTCGGCATTCGTTCCGCCGTCGGCATTCGACTGCGGACCGGCGTGGTGCCCCGTCATTCGCGATCCCCCACGGAGACGGTGACGTGATCGCCGTCCTCGAGGGAGAGTTCCTCCCGGAGTTTTTCGGGGGCGATGACCTCGAGTTGGTCGTCGTCGTGGTGGGTGCGTTCGGGGGCGATGGTGTAGGCGTTCTCGTAGGTCTCGCCGTCGGCGGTCTCGATCGTCGCGGGGTAGCAGACGGCGGGGCCGTAGGTCCGCTCGTCGGACTCCCAGCCGTCGATGGGGACGGGTTCGAGCGAGGCCATGGCGCTGCGCCGGCGGACGCTGTCCTCGCGGAGGTCGACGTTCAGCGTGCCGGGGAAGGGCTCGTAGCCGAGTCGCTCCTCGAACTGGCGTTGGTAGCCCGACAGCGAGATGTAGTGTCGACCTTCGCCCATCCCGCTGGTGACGGTCCCCTCGAGGCCGATCTGGGAGTCCGTCTCGAAGATGCGACGGTAATCCTCGTACTCGGCGTGGAGCGCTCGCTCCCCGATCTCCGTGATCGCGACCCACTGGCCGTCGCTGACGGTGTCGCGCTCGAGCAAGTCGGCGCTCTCGAGGCGCTGGAGTCGTCGCGAGGCGGTCTGGTTCGACGCGTCGAGGCGCTCCGCGAGGTGAGAACAGGAGATCTTGACGTCGCCCTCGAGTCCGCCCTCGAGCGCGAGGAGTTTGAGCACGGCGAGTTCGTCGTGCCCGACGGCGGACTCTGCTAGCACTGACATACACGCATCTATACCGTAGCCCCGTAAAAGTATACCGAATGTGGCATGCGTAACGGAACTGTGATGATGTTCACGACCGTTTATCGCGTACTCGGAAATGACCGACCGGGTGGAAAAAGCCACCGGTCCGATCGATACCGCTCGAGTGCGTTGGATCAAGTAGCACGTTTCGTCCCCACCGTATAGCCGATTTCTTCGCAGTAATCGCTTATACGGTCTGTTGGATTACAGCGCAAGATGACCTTCTCTACGTCATGACTTTCGTAGAATAAATAAATTAACTATTTCTATCTTTTATAATGCAAGGAGACCGGTTTTACCGTAGAATATAGAGCGTATAGGTACATTCGCATGAAACGTTTCTTCGAGGCCCTGTTCGGGCTGATCGCACTGACGGGCCTCCCGTATCTGATCTACCTCGTCGTGTACTACGTTCGGCGGCCAACGGGGACGCCCGCCGACACGTGGCCTCGAGAGCCGTCGGTGAGTATCGTCCTCCCGACGTACAACGAGGCCGCCATCGTCGAGTCGAAACTCGAGGAACTGGTCGAACTCGACTACCCCATGGAGAACGTGGAAATCGTCGTCGTCGACTCGAGCGACGACGGGACGGCGGAGCTGGTGGAGACCTTCTTCGCCGGCCGTCAGGAGCCGAAGCTGACGCTCATCCGGGAGGACGAGCGGCGAGGACTGGCGACCGCCTTGAATCAGGCCTACGCCGCCGCGGCGAACGAGGTCGTCGTCAAGACTGACTGCGACTCGCGGCTCGCACCCGACGCGGTTCGAACGGCGGTCGCGAACCTTGCCGATCCCGACGTGGGAGCGGTGACCGGCCGCAACGCCGAGGTCATCGGCGATAGCGAGGTCGAACAGGGGTATCGCGACATCCAGACGATGATCCAGATCCTCGAGTCCCACATCGACTCGACGCTGATCTTCCACGGCCCGTTCTCGGCGTTCGAGCGCGACGCAATCGTCCCAATCGACGATGACTCGATCGCCGACGACACCGAACTCGCGCTCAAAATCCGGCGAAACGGGGACCGGGTCGTCTTCGATCCCGATATCCATTACAGGGAGGCCGCTCACTCTGAATTCAGTAAGCGCCGGGAGCAAAAGGACCGCCGCGCGATGGGGCTCCTCCGATTGCTGTGGCGACAGCGCGACGCACTCGGCCGCCACGGGGCCTACGGCCGCATCGTCCTGCCCTTCAACTGGTGGTTCATGGTCGTCTCTCCGTGGCTCGTCGCCACCGGAATCGCCGTGGCCACGATCGGGTCGCTGGCGGTCGCCGGGCCCTTCGGGCTGGCGACTCCGGCCGGCGTTCTCGCCTTTACGGCGCTGGGCTCGCGCGATGCGCTCGGGCCGCTCCAGCCGCTGTACTCCCTGTTCGATACCCAGATCTCGCTCCTTCGGGCGAGCGTCTCGCTCGTCCGCGCTCGAGTCGCCAGCGACGAAGCGAGCCACGACGGCACCTGGTCGCCCGACGAGGAACTCCGGGAGGTGTTGCAGTGACGGACGTCGCGATCCTCCACGATCGCTTCCCCGGCATCGGCGGCGGCGAGGAGTTCGCACTCGAGGCCGCCCGGGTGCTCGACGCACCGATCTACACCGCCTACGTCGCCGAGGGGACCGACATCCCGGACGACGTCGACGTGATCCCGTTCCGGCAGGCCAAGTACACCTCGCTGCCGTGGCGGCCCTTCCTCGAGTGGACAAACGAGGGAATGAACCCCCTCGAGACGCTCAACGTCGCGCTCGATATGACCGACGCCCACCCGGATCTCGCGGCGTACGACGTGATCCTCGAGAGCGCGCCGCTGTCGAAGTACTACGTCCCCGATGTCGGTCAGCGGATCGTCCACTATCCCCACAGCCCGCCTCGGTGGCTGTACGACCTCTATCGCGATCGACTCTCCTCGTTCGAGTATCCGTTCGTCGAGACTGGGATCAAGGCCTACGCGAAGGGGTGGCGGGCGCTGGACAAGGAGGCGAACGACTACGTTGACCGCTTCGTCGCGAACAGCGAACTCGTCCGTGATCGGATTCGACGGTTCTACGACCGCGACGCCACGGTCATCTATCCGCCGGTGACCGGCGACTGGCGCAACGACGGCGACGAGGGCTACTTCGTCACCTGGTCTCGACTCGCCCCCGAGAAGCGGATCGATCTGATCGCGAAGGCCTTCGCCGGACTCGACGAGCGCCTCGTGATCGCCGGCGACGGGGAGCAGCGCGAGCGACTCGAGGAGTTCGCGTCGAACTACGACAACATCGAGGTTCGGGGGTACGTCGAGGACATCGAATCGCTCGTCGCGCGGGCGACCGCGGTCGTCTACGCCCCCAAACAGGAGGACTTCGGCCTCGTCGGGGCCGAGGCCATGATGTCCGGCAAGCCGCTGCTCGGCGTGAACGAGGGATTCACGCGGTACCAGGTACGGGGCGGTCGAACGGGATTGCTCTTCGAGCCGACGGTCGCATCGATCCGGGACGCGGTTCGGCGGTTCGATTCCGACGACTACGATTCGACGGAGATTCGGGCGGCTGCGAGGCGATACGAGTACGATCGGTTCGCCGAGGGGCTTCGCGACGTCGTCGAGCAAACGGCTGCCGCCGACATCGAGACACCGGAACGCAAAGCACAGCGGCAGCCGGAGCGCCCGACCGAAGCGAGACGAACCGCGGACCAGCAGCGCATCGAGGAGGCATCACAGCCGGTCGACGACGCCGACGAACCCCCCGATCTCGAGGAGGCGACGGATCGATGACGGCGAGCACGACCGCTCGCGGTCGAGGCGGCGACTCGAGCGGTGCTAGTCGAGACAGTGATTCAGTGGGACAGACGGGGACGGAGACGCCGCGTCCGCGGCGCGCTGCGACGAGCGACCGGTGTTTGCTCTATCAGAACAGCGACGCACACCCCGCACACCGCGTCTTTGCCGACGCCGTGAACGCCGACCGTCGTCACTTCGAGACCGGCGCTCGAGCGCCCGAACCGAACGGAAACACCGAGCGGACCATCGATCGACTTCGGACCGCAGGGACGTTGCCGGCGTACGATACCGTCATCGCGGAGGGGAGCGCGCCGCTCCAGACCGGACTCGCGTACAAACTGCGGCGGCCGGGAACGACCCTCGTCTATCTCGCCGCAGACGAGACGTTTGACACCCTTTCCGAGCGGCCGACGCGACACCTCTGGCGCGGTCTCAGACCCCTCTCGAGCCGGCTGCTGGACGGCGTGATCGCGGTCGGTCACGACGTCTACCGCTGGGCGCGGCCGTACATCGGCGATGTCCCGGTCGCGTACGTCCGGCCGCCGATCGTCGCCGAGAAGTACGAGCGACTCGCGTCGCTCTCGCCGAACTCGCCTCAGGATCCGTTCACGATCCTCTCGGCGGGCGAGGCCAAACCCGCGAACGGCTACGACCGACTGACTCGAGCGGTCAGACGGTTTGCGAGGACCGTCGACGCCGACGTTCGACTGGTTGTCCTCGGCGAGGGCCACGAGGTGGAAGCGTACGCGGACAGATCGCACGTGATCACGCCCGGATTCGTCGATCTGGATACCTTCGCTGACTGGTTCGACCGCGCGAGCGTCTACGTCCAGTCGTCGCGGGGCGACGCGTTTCCCGTCGCGGCGCTCGAGGGGATCCTGTCGGGGACGCCGACGATGGTCACCGACGCGACCGGCGTTCGGGAGTTACTGCCGTCTCGACAGGTCGTTCCGCCGACCGAGGCGGGCCTGCTCGAGGGTCTGTTTGACAGCTTCGAGCGGGCGCCGTCGGAGCGCCGAGCCGTCGGTCGCGAGCAGCGAAGCCTCGTGACCGACCTGACCGAATCGAATCAGGGCGACCGATTCAGCGCCGCACTCGCGCAATTCACATGACCGGGGCCGACCGACCGGACCGACCGAACATCGTCGTCGTCTGTCTCGACACCGTCAGAAAGGACGTCTACGACCGAGACGCGACCCGACTCCGGGAACTGGCGTCCGTCCGCTTCGAGGGGATGCGGGCGCTCGCGGGCTGGAGCGTCCCGAGCCACGCCGGGATGCTGACTGGCTCGGTCCCGTCGGAAACGGGCGTCCACGCTCACCAGCGCCGGTTCGACCCGATCGACGTCGCGGACACCTGGATCGCGCCCCTCTCGAGGGCGGGATACGAATCGGTCTGCGTCACGTCGAACATCTACGCTAGTCCCGTCTTCGGGTTCGACCGGTTCTTCGACCGGACGGTCCCCGTCTCGCCGAGTCGCAGGCTGCCAGCGGGGATGGACGTTCAGCGACACATCTCCAATCGATCGACCGAGGGCATGGAGGCTTACGCCGATTTCGTCCGGCAGGCCCTCGACCACGATTATCCGCTGCGATCGCTGGCCAACGGCGTCCTCCTCAAACTGGACGACGTGAGTCGGAAGCTGCCGATCGAGAAGCCGACCGACTTCGGCGGTCGGTCGATCGCTCGAGCCCTCGAGCGCGAGGTCACCGAGCCAGACGGGCCGGTGCTCGCCTTCGCCAACCTCATGGACGCCCACGGCCCCCACACCCCGTTTCGCGGGTTGGACGACTCGATTCACGGCGTTTCCGCGGCGTTCCACTCGAGTTCGTTCCGGGACTCGGACGTGAACGCCGCGAACGGTCTCGGCGAGTTCGAATCGTCCGTCGAGCACGTCCGCCGACTGTACGCCGCGACCGTCGACTACCTCGACCGGCTCGTCGCCGACCTCGTGAGGGCACTGGAGACCGGCGACGACCGCGAGTCGATCCTGATCGTGACGGCGGACCACGGTGAAAACCTCGGCTACGAATCCGACGGCTACCTCATGAACCATATGAGCAGCCTCTCGGAGGGGCTGTTGCACGTTCCGTTCGACATCGTTTCTACGAGCGACCGCGCCCTCGAGGTCGCGGAAGAGACTCCCGTCGACGTGGACGGGCTCAGTTCTCACGCCGATCTCGGCGACGTGATTCGCGCGCTCGCGAGCGAGGAGCCGTTCGATCCGTTCGCGTTCGAACGCGAGCGCGCTCGAACCGAGATCGTCGGTTCGGGCTCCGGGATCCCGGAGGACGGAGACGAATCGTACTGGGACCGGGGACAGCGGGTGCTCTATCGCGGCGATCGGAAGTACTACCGCGACCAGCTCGGCACCGAGGCGGTGTACGATGTCTCCGGCCCGCCGTCGAAGCAAGTCGAACGCCCCGACGAGACGGTGCCCGATGGCCTCTTCGAGTCCGCCTTCGGCGATTGGATCACTGACGAGGAGCACGATGAGTCGGCGTTCGCCGAGGAGGTAGACGCGGCGAGCCGCGCGCGACTCGAGGATCTGGGATACCTATGAGCACGAATTCGATTCGAACGGAGAGCACGAACACATGACGGACACGACCCTGCTAGTCACGGTTGACTCGCTTCGAACCGATCACGTGCAGTTTATGCCCCGGACCCTGTCATTTCTGGACGATACTCACGACGCCGCCTTCGCCACGAGCACCGCGACGCCCGGCAGCTTCCCGGCGATCATCGGCGGGGAGTACCCGGCCGGCAACGGGCTCGAGCCGACGGTCAGCGTCGCCCACGAGTTCGACGCCCACTGCGTCGGAATCACGACGAATCACCTGCTGTCCGCGGAGTACGACTACGCGACCGGGTTCGACTCGTTCACATCGCCCAAAGGCGGCGGTGAGTCGCTGAAGGACAAGGGGGCGATCGTGCTCGAGCGCGGTTCGCTTCCCTACAAAATCGCCAGTTGGGGCTACAACCGATACCAGCAACTCCGGAGTTACGTCGACGAGACCGAGAAGTCGTTCCGGCCCGCGGACGACGTCGTCGACCAGTTCCGAGCCGAAATCGACGGCCGCGAGGAGTGGTTCGGCTGGCTGCACTTCATGGAACCCCACCATCCCTACGACCCCGACGGCGCGGATATCGACCGAGCGGCGGCACAGCGGATCACTCGCCGCGTGCTTTCCGGTCGCGGCTCCGACGAGGACGAGGCCCTCGTTCGAGAGCTCTACCGGCAGGAGATCGCCGAACTCGACGCGGCCCTCGAGTCCCTCTGGAACGCGATCCCCGATGACGCTCGCGTCGTCTTCTGCGGCGATCACGGCGAACTCCTCGGCGAGGACGGCCTGTGGGGCCACCCCGGCGAGATGCGGCCCGAACTCCTGAACGTCCCCTTTGGCACGCGGAACGCGCCCGACCTCGGCGAGGTCGTCTCCCTGATCGACGTTCCGACGATCCTGACTGGCGTCGAACACCGCCAGGGGACGCTCGAGCGCGAAATCGCCTTCGCCGCCTACGGGGATCGAAAGGCCGCGATGACCGCCGACCGCATCGCGACGAAGGAGGGAACGTATCGACTCGAGGACGGCGAGAGGGTGGAAGACCCCGGTCTCGAGGGGGAACTCGAGCGGTTCGATCCCGCCTACGTCGTCAAGGAGGACGCGCTGCAGGAAGATCTGGAGGATCTGGGATACGCATGACTGTCGTCGTCCTGGCGCTCGACGCGCTCGACGCCGGACTGGTCGACCACTTCGACCTCGACGCCGTCCGCCTCGAGTCCGGCGGCGAGATCGAGACGTTCGCGAACACGCAGTCCGTGCCGTACACGCCGGAGGTCTGGGCGACCGTCGCGACCGGGCTCGAGCCGGCCGAACACGGGATCACCGGCGGCGGCACGAGCGAGTGGAAAAACCCCGCGCTCGACTTCGCGTCGTCGTTCACCGGTCGCCTCGACGAGTCGACCAGGGGAACGCTCGGCAAGCTCGTCCGGTCGCGGACCGGTAACCGCGAGCGCATCGGCGAGACGGACCGCGAGTCGATGTTCGACGCCGACGATGCGGTCGTCCACAACTGGCCGGGCGTCCACGACGGACGGCCGCTCCAGCGGGCCTGGGACCTGATGAACGCCGTCGCGGAGGGGATGCCTCGCCACGAGTTCGAGCGCGAACTGTTCGGCCTCTGCGCCCAGCAGTTCGGCTGGGCCCGCGAGATGCTCGCGCACCCGGTCTCGATCGCCGGGGTCCACATCCACACGCTCGATGCGGCGGGCCACGCCTACGCCGACGACGAAGCCGCGCTGGGTCGCGCCTACGATCGAGTCGGCGAGTACGTCGCGGAGGTCGTCGCCGCTCTCGGCGAGGACGACGACCTCCTCGTCGTCAGCGATCACGGGATGCGCGCCGCGTTCTATCCGCCCGACGCGGGCGAGAAGCCGGCGAGTCACTCCTGGCGCGCGTACGCGAGTTCCACGACCGAGACCGCTCCGGAGTCGGTGTACGACGTGCGGCAATGGGTGGAGGAACGCGCGGCGGCGTCCGGAGCGAGCGCGCCCGGGGGCGACGAGGGGATCGACATGCCGACCGACCGCCTGCGCGAACTCGGCTACCTCGATTGACGGTTCAGCGATGCAGCAATGCGGCGATGCGGCAATGCGGCGATGCGGCAACGCAACGATGCGGCGGTCGGAACGAGTGAGCAGCGTCGAAACGGACCGTTCAACGGTCGTAGTCGCTGCATAATTATCACCGATTCCGGTGGAGCAACCCGCAATGCGAATCCTGCTTCTCCGGACGTGGACGACGAACATCGGGAACGGCTTCATCGACTACGGGGCGAGAGCGATGCTCGAGCGGGCGTTTCCCGACGCGGAGATCGTCGAAACGGGCGGCTATCCCAACCACGCGGCGGACACCGCGGCGCTGTGGGGCGGCACCCGGAAGCTCGCTCGGATGACGGGGATCGGGCAGTCCGACTACGAGTCGCCGACCCACCGGATTCGGCGGAATACGATGAACGTCAGCGAACTGATCGACGCCGACCTGGCCGTCTTGCCTGGCTGCGTGCTCTCTCGACCGACCTTTCGGAAGTACTACGACACGCTCCGGCAACTCAGGGAGCGAGATATTCCGATCATTATTATCGGCGGAGGCGGCGAGGAGTACGACGAGGACGAGCGGCGGTACGTCGAGGCCGTCTTCGACGCGCTCGACATCGGCGTGTTGCTCACTCGGGACCGGACCGCCTACGAGGAGTACGGCGACCTCGTCGAGTACCTGTACGACGGCATCGACTGCTCGCTGTTCCTGGGCGACGCTCACCAGCCGCCGGAGGCGAACCGCGAGTTCGACGTCCACACGTTCGACAAGGGCGAGGAACCCGATATCGACGAGACCTCGACGCCGACGATCGTTCGGCCCGATCACGCCCCCTTCGACGAACCGTATCACTTCCCGGTCGGCGAGCGAGCGCGGGAACTGGTCGGCCTCGAGACGCCGCTGTTCGAGGCGGAGAACGTCTTCGTCTCCGACCTCGTGACCGATTACCTCTTCCTCTACGCGAACGCGGACGTGGTGCGATCGGACCGGATCCACGCCTGCCTTCCTGCGCTGACCTACGGCAACCGGGCTCAGTTCTACTTCGACACTCCTCGAGCGAACCTGTTCGATCGGGTCCCGATCGACGGCGACGTCACGAGCGAGCCGGTCCGGTTCGAGATGGACGAACTCGAGCGCGAGAAGGACGCGCAGGTCGACGCGCTCGAGGAAGGAATCGCAACGGTCCTGTGAGCGGAGCCGTGACGGTGACTCGACGGCCTCCTGCAGCCGGTTCCATCGCCGGGAGTAGGTTCTTTACCGGAGATATGGAACGATGAACGGAACCGCGACTATGGGAGACGAGCCATCCATCGCCCTCGTCGTGCTCGACACGCTTCGCGCGGATTCGTTCGACGAGCACTTCGAGTGGCTGCCGGGCGTGCAGTTCACGAACGCGTGGAGTACGACCCACTGGACGGCCCCGGCCCACGCCTCGCTGTTTACCGGTCGCTACGCGGTCGAGGCCGGCGTGACGATCAAATCACAGGAGTTCGATCGAGAGACCACGCGTCTTCCCGAACTGTTGCAGCATCGGGGGTATCGCACGCGGGCGTTCAGCTGTAACGTCAATATCTCGGCGCAACTGGGCTGGCACCACGGGTTCGACGAGTTCGACGGCGGCTGGCGGCTCCGCGGCCTCGGTGAGGACGTCTTCGACTGGGACGAGTTCATCGCCGAACACCGCTCCGACGGCCCCGAGCGCTACCTCCGGGCGCTCTGGCGCTGCGTCGACGACGACTGCGACACGACCCAGTCGCTGAAACAGGGCGCCCTGATGAAGCTCCGAGATATGGGACTCACGGGCCGCCACCCCGACGACGGCGCGGCCGAGTTCCGCGAGTACGTCCGCGATAGCTCGTGGAACCGAGATTCCGAGTTCCTCTTCGCGAACCTCATGGAGGCCCACCTGCCGTATGATCCGCCCGACGAGTACCGCACCTATCCGGACGAGGAGTCGCCCCACTTCGACAGCGTGAAGGCTACGCTCCGGGAGCCGTCGGCCGATCCGGACCGGATCAGGACCGCGTACGACGACGCCGTGCAGTACCTGTCGGACATATACCGCGACATCTACGGCGAACTCGCGGCGGAGTTCGACTACGTCGTGACGCTCGCCGACCACGGCGAAGCGCTCGGGGAGTACGGTGCGTGGCAACACGGCGGCGGG is a window encoding:
- a CDS encoding glycosyltransferase family 4 protein, whose product is MTASTTARGRGGDSSGASRDSDSVGQTGTETPRPRRAATSDRCLLYQNSDAHPAHRVFADAVNADRRHFETGARAPEPNGNTERTIDRLRTAGTLPAYDTVIAEGSAPLQTGLAYKLRRPGTTLVYLAADETFDTLSERPTRHLWRGLRPLSSRLLDGVIAVGHDVYRWARPYIGDVPVAYVRPPIVAEKYERLASLSPNSPQDPFTILSAGEAKPANGYDRLTRAVRRFARTVDADVRLVVLGEGHEVEAYADRSHVITPGFVDLDTFADWFDRASVYVQSSRGDAFPVAALEGILSGTPTMVTDATGVRELLPSRQVVPPTEAGLLEGLFDSFERAPSERRAVGREQRSLVTDLTESNQGDRFSAALAQFT
- a CDS encoding sulfatase-like hydrolase/transferase; the protein is MTGADRPDRPNIVVVCLDTVRKDVYDRDATRLRELASVRFEGMRALAGWSVPSHAGMLTGSVPSETGVHAHQRRFDPIDVADTWIAPLSRAGYESVCVTSNIYASPVFGFDRFFDRTVPVSPSRRLPAGMDVQRHISNRSTEGMEAYADFVRQALDHDYPLRSLANGVLLKLDDVSRKLPIEKPTDFGGRSIARALEREVTEPDGPVLAFANLMDAHGPHTPFRGLDDSIHGVSAAFHSSSFRDSDVNAANGLGEFESSVEHVRRLYAATVDYLDRLVADLVRALETGDDRESILIVTADHGENLGYESDGYLMNHMSSLSEGLLHVPFDIVSTSDRALEVAEETPVDVDGLSSHADLGDVIRALASEEPFDPFAFERERARTEIVGSGSGIPEDGDESYWDRGQRVLYRGDRKYYRDQLGTEAVYDVSGPPSKQVERPDETVPDGLFESAFGDWITDEEHDESAFAEEVDAASRARLEDLGYL
- a CDS encoding sulfatase-like hydrolase/transferase; translated protein: MTDTTLLVTVDSLRTDHVQFMPRTLSFLDDTHDAAFATSTATPGSFPAIIGGEYPAGNGLEPTVSVAHEFDAHCVGITTNHLLSAEYDYATGFDSFTSPKGGGESLKDKGAIVLERGSLPYKIASWGYNRYQQLRSYVDETEKSFRPADDVVDQFRAEIDGREEWFGWLHFMEPHHPYDPDGADIDRAAAQRITRRVLSGRGSDEDEALVRELYRQEIAELDAALESLWNAIPDDARVVFCGDHGELLGEDGLWGHPGEMRPELLNVPFGTRNAPDLGEVVSLIDVPTILTGVEHRQGTLEREIAFAAYGDRKAAMTADRIATKEGTYRLEDGERVEDPGLEGELERFDPAYVVKEDALQEDLEDLGYA
- a CDS encoding alkaline phosphatase family protein translates to MTVVVLALDALDAGLVDHFDLDAVRLESGGEIETFANTQSVPYTPEVWATVATGLEPAEHGITGGGTSEWKNPALDFASSFTGRLDESTRGTLGKLVRSRTGNRERIGETDRESMFDADDAVVHNWPGVHDGRPLQRAWDLMNAVAEGMPRHEFERELFGLCAQQFGWAREMLAHPVSIAGVHIHTLDAAGHAYADDEAALGRAYDRVGEYVAEVVAALGEDDDLLVVSDHGMRAAFYPPDAGEKPASHSWRAYASSTTETAPESVYDVRQWVEERAAASGASAPGGDEGIDMPTDRLRELGYLD
- a CDS encoding sulfatase-like hydrolase/transferase, which translates into the protein MNGTATMGDEPSIALVVLDTLRADSFDEHFEWLPGVQFTNAWSTTHWTAPAHASLFTGRYAVEAGVTIKSQEFDRETTRLPELLQHRGYRTRAFSCNVNISAQLGWHHGFDEFDGGWRLRGLGEDVFDWDEFIAEHRSDGPERYLRALWRCVDDDCDTTQSLKQGALMKLRDMGLTGRHPDDGAAEFREYVRDSSWNRDSEFLFANLMEAHLPYDPPDEYRTYPDEESPHFDSVKATLREPSADPDRIRTAYDDAVQYLSDIYRDIYGELAAEFDYVVTLADHGEALGEYGAWQHGGGLHPPVTRIPLVVSAPGPNPDDRTPNADGAGRATRDALVNLLDVYATVLDLAGIESDHRRGKSFRPLLSSDPIVTDPRANALLEYHGISKRRALALEADGYDIAPVDRERHGIATADCYYFEGPFGTELLGDCDPAPLESDLEGLIADLEMRDGLGEADLSGLESQLEDLGYL